In the genome of Phaeodactylum tricornutum CCAP 1055/1 chromosome 20, whole genome shotgun sequence, one region contains:
- a CDS encoding predicted protein — MIEIAALLLCKLGGQGGSSDEVKAVIEAAGLEANEEQLAKLIGDMEGKDVNELMAAGSEKIKDVPFGGGGGGGGGAGDGGGAGAIEEAKPEEKEEEEEMDLGGGMDMFGGDEGGGGGDY; from the coding sequence ATGATTGAAATCGCGGCTTTGTTACTTTGCAAACTAGGAGGCCAAGGAGGTTCCTCAGATGAGGTCAAAGCAGTGATCGAGGCCGCTGGGCTGGAAGCCAATGAAGAGCAACTAGCAAAGCTGATTGGCGACATGGAGGGTAAAGACGTCAATGAATTGATGGCAGCTGGATCTGAAAAGATCAAGGATGTTCCATTTGgaggtggtggtggaggaggtGGCGGTGCTGGCGATGGCGGCGGTGCAGGTGCAATAGAAGAAGCTAAgccggaagaaaaggaagaggaggaagaaatggacctCGGCGGTGGAATGGATATGTTTGGAGGAGATGAgggcggcggtggcggcgacTATTAA